Proteins from a genomic interval of Musa acuminata AAA Group cultivar baxijiao chromosome BXJ1-9, Cavendish_Baxijiao_AAA, whole genome shotgun sequence:
- the LOC135592606 gene encoding mitogen-activated protein kinase 10-like, with protein MQQDQRKKNSPDLDFFSEYGDANRYQIQEVIGKGSYGVVCSAIDTHTGEKVAIKKIHDIFEHISDAVRILREIKLLRLLRHPDIVEIKHIMLPPSRKDFKDIYVVFELMESDLHQVIKANDDLTREHYQFFLYQLLRALKYIHTANVYHRDLKPKNILANANCKLKICDFGLARVAFSDTPTTIFWTDYVATRWYRAPELCGSFFSKYTTAIDIWSIGCIFAEVLTGKPLFPGKNVVHQLDLMTDLLGTPSLDTISRVRNEKARKYLSNMRKKLSVPFSQKFPNADPLALKLLERLLAFDPKDRPTAEEALADPYFKGLAKVEREPSCQPITKMEFEFERRRLTKEDIRELIFREILEYHPQLLKDYMNGTQSANFLYPSAVDQFRKQFAYLEENGGKSGPVIPLDRKHVSLPRSTVVHSATIPPMEQPNMGPSRDKQGTVEACKNPRDNERSSGSISKASQAQRIPTARPGKVVGPVVPYDIGSMKDAYDPRRFIRNPVLPLQSAIPPFCFHGPAGKLGSSNRDPVEAEGESVQHKPPPHPCIPSKMAPDIALDMRASPFNGIVAAATAGGHRKVGTIQFGMTRMY; from the exons ATGCAGCAAGATCAGCGAAAGAAG AATTCACCAGATTTGGACTTTTTCAGCGAGTATGGGGATGCCAATAGATACCAAATTCAGGAGGTTATAGGCAAAGGTAGCTATGGGGTGGTCTGTTCAGCAATTGATACACATACTGGAGAGAAGGTGGCGATCAAGAAGATACATGATATTTTCGAACACATCTCCGATGCTGTCAGAATCCTTCGTGAGATCAAGCTTCTTCGTCTTTTAAGACATCCTGATATAGTGGAGATTAAGCACATCATGTTGCCTCCATCAAGGAAGGATTTCAAAGATATTTATGTTGTTTTTGAGCTCATGGAGTCAGATCTTCACCAAGTCATCAAGGCAAACGATGATCTAACAAGAGAACATTATCAGTTTTTTCTTTATCAGCTGCTTCGTGCACTAAAATATATTCACACAG CTAATGTGTATCATCGTGATTTAAAGCCAAAAAACATACTAGCAAATGCAAACTGCAAGCTAAAAATTTGTGATTTTGGACTGGCAAGAGTTGCATTTAGCGACACGCCCACAACAATTTTTTGGACG GATTATGTTGCAACCAGATGGTATAGGGCTCCTGAGTTATGTGGATCATTCTTTTCCAAG TATACCACTGCTATCGATATTTGGAGCATTGGTTGCATTTTTGCTGAGGTATTGACAGGCAAGCCTCTTTTTCCTGGTAAAAATGTAGTTCATCAGTTGGATTTGATGACTGATCTTCTGGGGACACCTTCCTTAGATACAATTTCTCGG GTCCGGAATGAGAAGGCAAGGAAGTACTTGAGCAACATGAGAAAAAAACTGTCTGTGCCATTTTCACAGAAGTTCCCAAATGCAGATCCTCTGGCATTGAAACTTCTAGAGAGGCTTTTAGCATTTGATCCCAAGGACCGGCCAACAGCTGAAGAG GCATTGGCTGATCCATATTTCAAAGGCCTTGCCAAGGTAGAGAGAGAACCATCTTGCCAACCAATAACAAAGATGGAATTTGAGTTTGAGCGCCGAAGGTTGACTAAAGAGGACATACGGGAACTTATCTTCCGTGAGATTTTGGAGTATCATCCCCAGTTGCTCAAAGACTACATGAATGGAACCCAAAGTGCAAATTTCCTATATCCTAG TGCTGTCGATCAGTTTAGAAAGCAATTTGCTTACCTTGAGGAGAATGGTGGTAAAAGTGGGCCTGTAATTCCATTAGACAGGAAGCATGTTTCTCTTCCTAG GTCCACGGTGGTCCACTCTGCTACTATACCCCCAATGGAACAACCGAACATGGGTCCTTCAAGAGATAAGCAAGGCACGGTTGAAGCGTGTAAGAACCCTCGTGACAATGAAAGGTCATCTGGAAGCATCTCAAAAGCTTCACAGGCACAAAGGATTCCAACTG CTAGACCAGGAAAAGTTGTTGGTCCGGTGGTGCCGTACGATATTGGAAGTATGAAGGATGCCTACGATCCCAGACGATTCATCAGGAatcctgttcttccgctgcaatcCGCCATTCCGCCATTTTGTTTTCATGGTCCTGCAGGCAAGTTGGGGAGCTCCAACAGAGACCCCGTGGAGGCCGAAGGCGAATCTGTACAGCACAAGCCACCCCCCCATCCATGCATACCCAGCAAGATGGCACCAGACATAGCCCTTGACATGAGAGCTTCCCCCTTCAATGGGATCGTCGCAGCAGCTACTGCTGGTGGTCACAGAAAAGTCGGCACCATTCAGTTTGGCATGACCAGAATGTATTAA
- the LOC103997123 gene encoding eukaryotic translation initiation factor 3 subunit D: MGFDVGVVPFNPDGWGPPESPAAPLLLSRNDGGSTQPANIPFAPFSRSEKLGRVADWTRNPNFGNNAARSAGGRDAVFDFALDESSALSGAAADDSSFRLVDGKPPPRPKFGPRWRFQQRPQLPQRRDEEVEARKREAEKERARRDRLYHLHHRSYASAGGHGAAGSHRDAPARKSSVDIQPEWTMLDQIPFSTFSKLSFSVPDPPEDLLVCGALEFYDRSFDRVNPKNERRLERFKSRNFFKVTTSDDPVIRRLAADDKATVFATDVILSALMCAPRSVYSWDIVIQRVGNKLFFDKRDRSQLDLLSVHETSQELLPDAKEDINSAYSLAVEATYINQNFSQQVLVRDGNKVTFDEPNPFASEGEEVASVAYRYRRWKLDEDTHIIARCEVHSVTDVKGQRAFMTLNALNEFDPKFSGVDWRQKLETQRGAVLATELKNNANKLAKWTAQALLAGADLMKLGYVSRVHPRDHFNHVILSVIGYKPKDFATQINLNTSNMWGIVKSIVDLCMKLNEGKYVLVKDPVKPQVRIYEVPADAFENEYVEEPLPEEEQVQPPAEEDATVGATDAAAEAEPNTAAGAAEGDRDAIASAV; the protein is encoded by the coding sequence ATGGGCTTCGACGTGGGCGTTGTCCCCTTCAATCCCGACGGATGGGGTCCGCCCGAGAGTCCTGCCGCTCCCCTCCTCCTCTCCAGGAACGACGGGGGATCCACCCAGCCGGCCAACATCCCCTTCGCCCCCTTCTCCCGATCCGAGAAGCTTGGACGCGTTGCCGACTGGACTCGCAATCCTAATTTCGGCAACAACGCTGCCCGGTCTGCTGGAGGCCGTGACGCCGTCTTCGACTTCGCCCTTGACGAGTCCTCCGCCCTCTCTGGCGCTGCTGCTGACGATTCTTCCTTCCGCCTTGTCGATGGTAAACCCCCTCCGCGACCCAAGTTCGGCCCTCGCTGGCGCTTCCAGCAGCGCCCGCAGCTGCCGCAGCGCCGCGACGAGGAGGTCGAGGCTCGGAAGCGGGAGGCCGAGAAGGAGCGTGCCCGCCGCGACCGTCTCTATCACCTTCACCACCGCTCCTACGCTTCCGCCGGTGGTCACGGCGCCGCTGGCTCCCACCGCGATGCCCCTGCCCGCAAGTCCTCCGTCGACATACAGCCCGAATGGACCATGCTCGACCAGATCCCCTTTTCCACCTTCTCCAAGCTCTCCTTCTCCGTCCCTGACCCGCCCGAGGACCTCCTCGTCTGTGGCGCCCTCGAGTTTTACGACCGCTCCTTCGACCGCGTCAACCCCAAGAACGAGCGCCGCCTGGAGCGCTTCAAGTCCCGCAACTTCTTCAAGGTCACCACCTCGGACGACCCTGTCATCCGCCGCCTCGCCGCCGATGACAAGGCCACTGTGTTCGCCACCGATGTCATCCTTTCGGCGCTCATGTGCGCCCCACGATCTGTGTACTCCTGGGACATTGTCATCCAGCGTGTTGGTAACAAGCTCTTCTTCGACAAGCGCGACAGGTCTCAGCTCGACCTCCTCTCCGTCCATGAGACCTCGCAGGAGCTCCTCCCTGATGCCAAGGAGGACATCAACTCAGCATACTCCCTCGCCGTCGAGGCCACGTACATCAACCAGAACTTCTCCCAGCAGGTGCTTGTGCGTGACGGAAACAAGGTTACCTTCGATGAACCCAACCCCTTTGCTTCCGAAGGCGAGGAAGTTGCCTCCGTTGCATACCGGTACCGACGCTGGAAGCTCGACGAAGACACTCATATCATCGCTCGCTGTGAGGTGCATAGCGTGACCGACGTGAAGGGACAGCGAGCCTTCATGACCCTGAACGCTCTCAACGAGTTTGACCCCAAGTTCTCAGGGGTTGACTGGAGGCAGAAACTTGAGACACAGAGGGGAGCAGTTCTCGCTACCGAGCTAAAGAACAATGCCAACAAGCTCGCAAAGTGGACGGCTCAAGCCCTCCTTGCTGGTGCTGATTTGATGAAGCTGGGGTATGTCTCAAGGGTCCATCCCCGAGACCACTTCAACCATGTTATTTTGAGCGTGATCGGGTACAAGCCCAAGGACTTTGCAACCCAGATCAATCTCAATACCTCTAACATGTGGGGGATTGTGAAGTCGATCGTGGACCTCTGCATGAAGCTCAACGAGGGGAAGTATGTGCTTGTGAAGGACCCGGTCAAGCCGCAGGTCAGGATCTATGAGGTTCCAGCAGATGCATTTGAAAATGAATACGTGGAAGAGCCACTGCCGGAGGAGGAGCAGGTGCAGCCACCTGCGGAGGAAGATGCCACTGTGGGAGCTACGGATGCAGCAGCAGAAGCAGAGCCCAACACGGCAGCTGGAGCAGCAGAGGGGGACAGGGATGCTATTGCCTCTGCCGTCTGA
- the LOC103997124 gene encoding pre-mRNA-processing factor 39-2 isoform X2 codes for MEASDVKEIEERDTLMEDGAQESSEMVSGDIPNDFESWTSLIAHIEKAYPNDLERICLVYDAFLSEYPLCYGYWNKYASNRARLCTLHEVEEIYERAVQAIPYSVNLWVSYCTFGALSFEDPADVRRLYERALSFVKKDYLCYQLWDKYIEFEYSLKQWSQLAHLYIRTLVFPTKKLQSYYERFKRLIDMWSKEMGCQHDLDFPRENTHSHGLIDIKDSEYVEISNLIREFMDQKASKYAFKKFLSIGQQLYQRSRQIDEKISCFEAHIRRNYFHVKPLDSGQLENWHHYLDFVETQGDFDWIVKLYERCLIACANYSEFWIRYVEFVEAKGGRELANHALTRAVTVFLKKVPAFCIYSAMFKEKIGDVSGARALFLQRDMDLASNLVETVYREANMEKRMGNTDVAYLIYEKAIELAKEKGNLKIIPNLYTNFARFTFVTSGSFEAARGVFIKGIQQLPCKSILEGLIHFATIHGGASEIPVLDTIIANVIEPESNVYGALGLQDREDISRSFLEFMDLYGNIHEIRKAWDRHRKLFSHIMRVPLDGTFVEKSSIHKSKDGRKGTVNAVSRSGCFDNSNPALGMHQVKHSPAQYNVDILSERDATSNLHLEIDKNSAKEIQGQDAKLPEQPMMEQSEPHVITNEQVHEAPATAQVTDVPLECSKIENDKPEHDSDDNIRPPSRDNLQMNSPDSDSRQVTLNTLAETELSEQVITVPCGSKVHDGMDTVEASGCDEPDPLDMKLSTSSQADFQKDESHSHQATEPPAIAAELKLQQQQSAQSKSKLKHDLPVSIASPQLDSSGGSWTQMSYGRQAPEEVTSSHQHSQASQPQQGQVPAQIQNPSAGTSSQLLMDQSHPCQSQVWTSTQAQQTNQIQLLYQMAAAQAYQTGNYAWAGQNMQHQGLVYVQPQPSPQPASQAQTLVYQQLHQNSEQYGYSQSGQVFAPHIWHYYQQQLYYLQQQQQQQQQQSSQISQAQQPQESLSQQLSLQTQQLLLQLQQQQYQQLNQQEPQQNISSPTQNQNHQHQPQQKPSHLQQQNEQANQTQEQQQLLYLQQQQQQMYLQQQQQQLLQQQMLQQQQQQAPQQFFQQQQLLQQQQQQLLLLQQQHQQQQLLQVQQLEHQQQQRFDASEIQVQPTSSHLQAEEANLMKVEQATGSQSSTPQRTPTKQ; via the exons ATGGAGGCGTCGGACGTGAAGGAGATCGAAGAGAGAGACACGCTGATGGAGGATGGAGCTCAAGAATCCTCGGAAATGGTCTCAG GTGACATCCCAAATGATTTTGAATCTTGGACTTCACTTATAGCACATATTGAGAAGGCTTACCCT AATGACCTAGAAAGGATATGTTTGGTTTATGATGCCTTCTTGTCTGAGTATCCTTTATGCTATGGTTATTGGAATAAGTATGCAAGTAATAGGGCACGACTATGCACTTTACATGAGGTTGAGGAAATCTATGAACGGGCTGTCCAAGCAATACCATATTCTGTTAATCTGTGGGTCAGTTACTGTACATTTGGTGCCTTATCATTTGAAGATCCTGCTGACGTACGGAG ATTATATGAGAGAGCTTTGTCCTTTGTTAAGAAAGACTACTTGTGCTATCAGCTGTGGGATAAATACATTGAATTTGAATATTCACTGAAGCAGTGGAGTCAGCTAGCTCATCTTTACATTAGAACACTAGTATTTCCCACAAAGAAACTGCAAAGCTATTATGAAAG ATTTAAAAGGTTGATTGATATGTGGTCAAAAGAGATGGGTTGCCAGCATGATCTTGATTTTCCAAGAGAAAATACACATAGTCATGGGCTGATAGATATCAAGGATAGTGAATATGTAGAAATCTCAAACCTAATTAGAGAATTTATGGATCAGAAAGCTTCAAAGTATGCATTTAAAAAATTCCTATCCATCGGACAACAATTATATCAGAGATCAAGACAGATAGATGAAAAGATCAGTTGTTTTGAAGCACATATCAGAAGGAATTATTTTCATGTGAAGCCATTGGATTCTGGTCAGCTTGAGAACTGGCATCATTATCTTGACTTTGTTGAAACACAAGGAGATTTTGACTGG attgtaaaactttacgaGAGATGTTTGATTGCTTGTGCTAATTACTCAGAGTTCTGGATTCGATATGTTGAATTTGTGGAAGCAAAGGGTGGCCGCGAGTTAGCAAATCATGCACTGACTCGAGCAGTGACTGTCTTTCTTAAG aaagtcccagctttttgcatctACAGCGCCATGTTTAAGGAGAAAATTGGTGATGTCTCTGGTGCACGTGCTCTATTTCTTCAGCGGGATATGGATTTAGCTTCTAACTTGGTTGAAACTGTTTATAGAGAAGCAAACATGGAAAAGCGCATG GGGAACACTGATGTAGCTTACCTGATATATGAAAAAGCAATTGAATTGGCTAAAGAAAAGGGGAATCTGAAAATCATTCCAAATTTGTACACTAATTTTGCTCGTTTTACATTTGTG ACAAGTGGTAGCTTTGAGGCAGCTAGAGGAGTTTTCATCAAGGGTATTCAGCAATTACCATGCAAATCAATCCTGGAG GGATTGATACACTTTGCAACAATTCATGGTGGAGCTTCTGAGATACCTGTACTGGACACAATTATTGCAAATGTAATAGAGCCAGAATCAAATGTATATGGAGCTTTGGGTTTGCAAGATCGTGAAGACATATCTAGGTCATTCTTAGAG TTCATGGACCTTTATGGAAATATTCACGAAATTAGAAAGGCATGGGATCGCCATAGGAAACTTTTCTCGCATATTATGAGAGTACCACTCGACGGTACATTTGTGGAGAAAAGCAGTATACACAAGAGCAAGGACGGAAGGAAGGGAACAGTGAATGCTGTTTCTCGTAGTGGTTGTTTTGATAACAGCAATCCAGCCCTGGGTATGCATCAGGTGAAACACTCACCTGCACAATATAATGTTGATATCCTTTCAGAAAGGGATGCAACTAGCAACTTGCATTTGGAGATAGATAAAAATAGTGCAAAGGAAATACAGGGACAGGATGCTAAATTACCAGAGCAGCCTATGATGGAACAGAGTGAACCGCATGTCATCACTAATGAGCAAGTTCATGAAGCTCCTGCTACGGCTCAAGTAACAGATGTCCCCTTGGAATGCTCTAAGATTGAAAATGATAAACCTGAACACGATTCAGATGACAACATAAGACCACCTTCGCGTGACAATCTCCAAATGAATTCTCCAGACTCTGACAGTCGGCAGGTGACTTTGAACACTCTAGCTGAGACTGAACTTTCAGAACAAGTAATTACGGTTCCATGTGGCAGCAAAGTTCACGATGGTATGGACACAGTTGAGGCCTCTGGATGTGATGAACCTGATCCATTGGACATGAAATTAAGCACATCTTCTCAAGCTGATTTTCAGAAAGATGAGTCACATTCGCATCAAGCTACTGAGCCTCCTGCTATAGCTGCAGAATTGAAATTGCAACAGCAACAGAGCGCTCAATCAAAGtctaaattgaagcatgatttacctGTTAGTATTGCATCTCCTCAACTTGATAGCAGCGGAGGAAGCTGGACCCAGATGAGCTATGGAAGGCAGGCTCCTGAAGAAGTTACCTCATCTCATCAGCATAGCCAAGCATCACAACCTCAGCAAGGGCAGGTTCCTGCACAGATCCAGAACCCTTCTGCTGGAACTAGCTCACAGCTTCTTATGGATCAAAGTCATCCATGTCAGTCTCAGGTTTGGACAAGCACGCAAGCTCAGCAGACTAACCAAATCCAGCTTCTGTATCAGATGGCTGCTGCTCAAGCCTACCAAACTGGCAACTATGCTTGGGCAGGGCAAAATATGCAGCATCAGGGTTTGGTATATGTGCAACCCCAACCTAGCCCTCAACCTGCTTCTCAAGCCCAAACTCTAGTTTACCAGCAACTGCACCAGAACAGTGAACAATATGGATATTCTCAAAGTGGCCAAGTGTTTGCACCTCATATCTGGCATTATTATCAGCAACAATTGTACTATCtacaacagcaacagcagcagcagcaacaacagtcATCACAGATTTCACAGGCACAACAACCACAAGAGTCTCTCTCTCAGCAGCTGTCACTGCAGACCCAACAATTGCTCCTCCAACTACAGCAGCAACAATACCAACAACTTAACCAACAGGAGCCGCAACAAAACATTTCTTCGCCAACGCAAAACCAGAACCATCAACATCAGCCGCAGCAAAAACCATCTCATCTTCAGCAACAGAATGAGCAGGCTAATCAGACACAAGAACAGCAGCAGCTTTTATACCtgcaacaacagcagcaacagATGTATCTtcaacagcagcaacagcagctacTTCAACAGCAGATGCTccagcagcaacagcaacaagCACCACAACAATTTTTCCAACAGCAGCAGCTActacaacaacagcaacaacaactttTGCTACTACAGCAGCAACACCAACAGCAGCAACTATTACAGGTGCAGCAGCTGGAGCACCAACAGCAGCAGAGATTCGATGCATCAGAAATTCAAGTTCAACCGACTAGTTCTCATCTTCAG GCTGAAGAGGCCAACTTGATGAAAGTTGAGCAAGCTACGGGTTCTCAGTCATCGACCCCCCAGCGGACTCCCACCAAGCAGTGA
- the LOC103997124 gene encoding pre-mRNA-processing factor 39-2 isoform X1 produces the protein MEASDVKEIEERDTLMEDGAQESSEMVSVGYDWNNFQALLGDIPNDFESWTSLIAHIEKAYPNDLERICLVYDAFLSEYPLCYGYWNKYASNRARLCTLHEVEEIYERAVQAIPYSVNLWVSYCTFGALSFEDPADVRRLYERALSFVKKDYLCYQLWDKYIEFEYSLKQWSQLAHLYIRTLVFPTKKLQSYYERFKRLIDMWSKEMGCQHDLDFPRENTHSHGLIDIKDSEYVEISNLIREFMDQKASKYAFKKFLSIGQQLYQRSRQIDEKISCFEAHIRRNYFHVKPLDSGQLENWHHYLDFVETQGDFDWIVKLYERCLIACANYSEFWIRYVEFVEAKGGRELANHALTRAVTVFLKKVPAFCIYSAMFKEKIGDVSGARALFLQRDMDLASNLVETVYREANMEKRMGNTDVAYLIYEKAIELAKEKGNLKIIPNLYTNFARFTFVTSGSFEAARGVFIKGIQQLPCKSILEGLIHFATIHGGASEIPVLDTIIANVIEPESNVYGALGLQDREDISRSFLEFMDLYGNIHEIRKAWDRHRKLFSHIMRVPLDGTFVEKSSIHKSKDGRKGTVNAVSRSGCFDNSNPALGMHQVKHSPAQYNVDILSERDATSNLHLEIDKNSAKEIQGQDAKLPEQPMMEQSEPHVITNEQVHEAPATAQVTDVPLECSKIENDKPEHDSDDNIRPPSRDNLQMNSPDSDSRQVTLNTLAETELSEQVITVPCGSKVHDGMDTVEASGCDEPDPLDMKLSTSSQADFQKDESHSHQATEPPAIAAELKLQQQQSAQSKSKLKHDLPVSIASPQLDSSGGSWTQMSYGRQAPEEVTSSHQHSQASQPQQGQVPAQIQNPSAGTSSQLLMDQSHPCQSQVWTSTQAQQTNQIQLLYQMAAAQAYQTGNYAWAGQNMQHQGLVYVQPQPSPQPASQAQTLVYQQLHQNSEQYGYSQSGQVFAPHIWHYYQQQLYYLQQQQQQQQQQSSQISQAQQPQESLSQQLSLQTQQLLLQLQQQQYQQLNQQEPQQNISSPTQNQNHQHQPQQKPSHLQQQNEQANQTQEQQQLLYLQQQQQQMYLQQQQQQLLQQQMLQQQQQQAPQQFFQQQQLLQQQQQQLLLLQQQHQQQQLLQVQQLEHQQQQRFDASEIQVQPTSSHLQAEEANLMKVEQATGSQSSTPQRTPTKQ, from the exons ATGGAGGCGTCGGACGTGAAGGAGATCGAAGAGAGAGACACGCTGATGGAGGATGGAGCTCAAGAATCCTCGGAAATGGTCTCAG TTGGTTATGATTGGAATAATTTTCAAGCTTTGCTAGGTGACATCCCAAATGATTTTGAATCTTGGACTTCACTTATAGCACATATTGAGAAGGCTTACCCT AATGACCTAGAAAGGATATGTTTGGTTTATGATGCCTTCTTGTCTGAGTATCCTTTATGCTATGGTTATTGGAATAAGTATGCAAGTAATAGGGCACGACTATGCACTTTACATGAGGTTGAGGAAATCTATGAACGGGCTGTCCAAGCAATACCATATTCTGTTAATCTGTGGGTCAGTTACTGTACATTTGGTGCCTTATCATTTGAAGATCCTGCTGACGTACGGAG ATTATATGAGAGAGCTTTGTCCTTTGTTAAGAAAGACTACTTGTGCTATCAGCTGTGGGATAAATACATTGAATTTGAATATTCACTGAAGCAGTGGAGTCAGCTAGCTCATCTTTACATTAGAACACTAGTATTTCCCACAAAGAAACTGCAAAGCTATTATGAAAG ATTTAAAAGGTTGATTGATATGTGGTCAAAAGAGATGGGTTGCCAGCATGATCTTGATTTTCCAAGAGAAAATACACATAGTCATGGGCTGATAGATATCAAGGATAGTGAATATGTAGAAATCTCAAACCTAATTAGAGAATTTATGGATCAGAAAGCTTCAAAGTATGCATTTAAAAAATTCCTATCCATCGGACAACAATTATATCAGAGATCAAGACAGATAGATGAAAAGATCAGTTGTTTTGAAGCACATATCAGAAGGAATTATTTTCATGTGAAGCCATTGGATTCTGGTCAGCTTGAGAACTGGCATCATTATCTTGACTTTGTTGAAACACAAGGAGATTTTGACTGG attgtaaaactttacgaGAGATGTTTGATTGCTTGTGCTAATTACTCAGAGTTCTGGATTCGATATGTTGAATTTGTGGAAGCAAAGGGTGGCCGCGAGTTAGCAAATCATGCACTGACTCGAGCAGTGACTGTCTTTCTTAAG aaagtcccagctttttgcatctACAGCGCCATGTTTAAGGAGAAAATTGGTGATGTCTCTGGTGCACGTGCTCTATTTCTTCAGCGGGATATGGATTTAGCTTCTAACTTGGTTGAAACTGTTTATAGAGAAGCAAACATGGAAAAGCGCATG GGGAACACTGATGTAGCTTACCTGATATATGAAAAAGCAATTGAATTGGCTAAAGAAAAGGGGAATCTGAAAATCATTCCAAATTTGTACACTAATTTTGCTCGTTTTACATTTGTG ACAAGTGGTAGCTTTGAGGCAGCTAGAGGAGTTTTCATCAAGGGTATTCAGCAATTACCATGCAAATCAATCCTGGAG GGATTGATACACTTTGCAACAATTCATGGTGGAGCTTCTGAGATACCTGTACTGGACACAATTATTGCAAATGTAATAGAGCCAGAATCAAATGTATATGGAGCTTTGGGTTTGCAAGATCGTGAAGACATATCTAGGTCATTCTTAGAG TTCATGGACCTTTATGGAAATATTCACGAAATTAGAAAGGCATGGGATCGCCATAGGAAACTTTTCTCGCATATTATGAGAGTACCACTCGACGGTACATTTGTGGAGAAAAGCAGTATACACAAGAGCAAGGACGGAAGGAAGGGAACAGTGAATGCTGTTTCTCGTAGTGGTTGTTTTGATAACAGCAATCCAGCCCTGGGTATGCATCAGGTGAAACACTCACCTGCACAATATAATGTTGATATCCTTTCAGAAAGGGATGCAACTAGCAACTTGCATTTGGAGATAGATAAAAATAGTGCAAAGGAAATACAGGGACAGGATGCTAAATTACCAGAGCAGCCTATGATGGAACAGAGTGAACCGCATGTCATCACTAATGAGCAAGTTCATGAAGCTCCTGCTACGGCTCAAGTAACAGATGTCCCCTTGGAATGCTCTAAGATTGAAAATGATAAACCTGAACACGATTCAGATGACAACATAAGACCACCTTCGCGTGACAATCTCCAAATGAATTCTCCAGACTCTGACAGTCGGCAGGTGACTTTGAACACTCTAGCTGAGACTGAACTTTCAGAACAAGTAATTACGGTTCCATGTGGCAGCAAAGTTCACGATGGTATGGACACAGTTGAGGCCTCTGGATGTGATGAACCTGATCCATTGGACATGAAATTAAGCACATCTTCTCAAGCTGATTTTCAGAAAGATGAGTCACATTCGCATCAAGCTACTGAGCCTCCTGCTATAGCTGCAGAATTGAAATTGCAACAGCAACAGAGCGCTCAATCAAAGtctaaattgaagcatgatttacctGTTAGTATTGCATCTCCTCAACTTGATAGCAGCGGAGGAAGCTGGACCCAGATGAGCTATGGAAGGCAGGCTCCTGAAGAAGTTACCTCATCTCATCAGCATAGCCAAGCATCACAACCTCAGCAAGGGCAGGTTCCTGCACAGATCCAGAACCCTTCTGCTGGAACTAGCTCACAGCTTCTTATGGATCAAAGTCATCCATGTCAGTCTCAGGTTTGGACAAGCACGCAAGCTCAGCAGACTAACCAAATCCAGCTTCTGTATCAGATGGCTGCTGCTCAAGCCTACCAAACTGGCAACTATGCTTGGGCAGGGCAAAATATGCAGCATCAGGGTTTGGTATATGTGCAACCCCAACCTAGCCCTCAACCTGCTTCTCAAGCCCAAACTCTAGTTTACCAGCAACTGCACCAGAACAGTGAACAATATGGATATTCTCAAAGTGGCCAAGTGTTTGCACCTCATATCTGGCATTATTATCAGCAACAATTGTACTATCtacaacagcaacagcagcagcagcaacaacagtcATCACAGATTTCACAGGCACAACAACCACAAGAGTCTCTCTCTCAGCAGCTGTCACTGCAGACCCAACAATTGCTCCTCCAACTACAGCAGCAACAATACCAACAACTTAACCAACAGGAGCCGCAACAAAACATTTCTTCGCCAACGCAAAACCAGAACCATCAACATCAGCCGCAGCAAAAACCATCTCATCTTCAGCAACAGAATGAGCAGGCTAATCAGACACAAGAACAGCAGCAGCTTTTATACCtgcaacaacagcagcaacagATGTATCTtcaacagcagcaacagcagctacTTCAACAGCAGATGCTccagcagcaacagcaacaagCACCACAACAATTTTTCCAACAGCAGCAGCTActacaacaacagcaacaacaactttTGCTACTACAGCAGCAACACCAACAGCAGCAACTATTACAGGTGCAGCAGCTGGAGCACCAACAGCAGCAGAGATTCGATGCATCAGAAATTCAAGTTCAACCGACTAGTTCTCATCTTCAG GCTGAAGAGGCCAACTTGATGAAAGTTGAGCAAGCTACGGGTTCTCAGTCATCGACCCCCCAGCGGACTCCCACCAAGCAGTGA